In Mangifera indica cultivar Alphonso chromosome 7, CATAS_Mindica_2.1, whole genome shotgun sequence, the genomic window CTTCGCATATCACCTCAAGGGTCCACCGCCGCCCCACACAAAACCACCCCACCCCCCCTCTACACTAGTTTAATAATTTCACTATCCCCCCTCCAATTCTGTCCAcaagaaattatttaatatttatcgCTTCAATCTAGCTCTCATACATCCCCTAGTACTTAATAAACGAGCTTTGCTAGATTGTTATCAAATTAATCTCATTATTTAgtctcaaaatataaaatataaaatcctattaataaatttatatataatttgccATACATTCttctttattatcattattattatattgctCCTTCCACTACATAGAAATTCCTTACCTTTTAATTTGACCATAAAAAAAGTTACCCAAATCCACGAGGGAAATGGGTACCAAATTGTTGCTTTTCAAGATTCCATCCCCTTTTATATAGAGTAAACTatcctcaaaaaaaaaaaaaaaacactcttgaaaatttttattaacactccaaacattttgaaaatttatagtttatccatcaaatatacaattatatgtattGACACCTCTATAAtctagatattaaaaaaaaaattagagctatataataattttaaaaatacaaaagaaataatAGGAATAGAATCATAATGTCATTTTCGAACTTTGTTTTTATtcgtaaaatttaattttaagtaaaaaagtaCTCTTATAtaagagaatttaattttgttacggCTTCTTTTTTTTATCgatgtgatatattattattattttactaatccTTTTCTTGGGTTCTCTTCATTATTTTATGCTAATTTGATCTGGattcttccttttctttgtcAATCACTTTCTAAGTTTCTTTTGTTATGGTCTGAAGAAAATGaatcaatatttaataataagagTGACACAATTAAAAGCCAaagattgattaaaataatatcaacaaaaatgaTGATCTCACCAACCTACCTGATTAATCAAAGTTGATGTGCCATTGGTTTGGTGAATTAATTTCAACTGAATTACTGTTCGAATTTGTCGTTCCTTTAGGAAATCCACGTGATCATAGATCAGAGGTCTGATTAAGGGGAGTGATGAGATCATAGAAACAACACATGATTGGAATCAGACTCCTGTATCCATCTGATGTTGACGTTCACATCATGATTTGTAATCTTGATGATATCGGACGTCACTAGTAGTATGTGGTCCATATTGTGCTGGCGTGTTCTGCCGCAAAATGTGCATAAAATGCTACCAATATGGCCCAGCCCGGTCCAGTCTTTTCATTGGTTATGGCGGCGGCGGAAATTTGTGGGCTCTGGCTAAAAGTTTTGGGCCGGATTGGAAGCTACCCaactattttattctttaatggCCGAATAACATATCCACCTTTTCAGTATGAAAAAAGTTTTTCCCTACTCATCTGTCAAAATAGatgttagttttaaataataaaaaaatatttatgtcattttatttaaatattataataaagatataattaataatattttgtctttaaagttcaatacattaaaataactcccttattagattaaattatgaataatattgtgGGActttaaatgtcattttttaatacttattatGGAAAAATAGATATTTCTCTTATCTTGTCTCggaaattatcatattctctcatatatattttgaaaataattataaccataataatttgtaatatgatttttacacttttaatttattttgttcgaTCCAATTTTTTGGAGGTACgattgtcaatttttaaattatcgaaagattaatttatcttcaaatatatgattatacggtattgacatatttataataaaatgatataatacaattttttggaAGCAAAGTATTATATAGTTTAggtgtttttttgtttttttgataattctataaaaaatttaataaatttaacatcgataaaatatgcaaaatttgCTGATTTGGCCTTATTTAAAAGCTACATCTTCAATTTTATCTTAAAGTGATATTATGAACTGGGTTTTGTCAATAATCACCAAGGAAGGAAACTGAAGAaaccaaatttatttgatttgaaccaGAAGATAAAGAGCTCTTACATAATCTTATCGGTAGTAGAAAGGAAGCCATACACAAACATATCTCTAATCTCGCCTTTGCAGAAACCGTATTTCCTCAACAGACCTTCTTGCAAGAACCCAACCTTTTCCAGTACCCGTTGAGATCCTTTATTCTCCACCTCTACAAAAGCCTGCAATCTCACCAATTCGGGAATTTCTTTAAATACTTTAGAAACAGCCATTTTCAATGCAGCTGTGACTATCCCTTGACCCCAGTACTCTGCAGCCAATGCATATCCTACCAGGGCTCTGCATCTATCTTCACCGCCTGCTTGTTTGATTGAAATGTAGCCGATCGAACGGTCGTCCAAACATATAGACCGACGCCAAGGGTGCGGTATTGCAACTTTCTCGAGATAATTCAATGCTTCTTCTCTGGAAGTAATTGTGTTCCATCTGACATAGCGCGTCACTCTATCATCACTTGCCCATTTCAGGAAGTCGTCGACATCGGAGAGCTTGCATGGTCGGAGGGAAATTCTTGATGGGTCCATTGAAACACACGGGATTTTCCAAGCCGAActtaaaaagtgtttttaagtGTGGAGAAATGGGATCCAGTCACTTCTTAGGAATCTTCCTATTGCCTAGTTGAAGTAGTCAACTAAGACGgctataaattttagtattattttatcttcagCTGTCAACTTTTTTCTAATTCCTTGCTCCCCACTCCAAGCAAGTCAAAGTCTACGCCAAAAATctcattatatttattttcatatgcaAATTGATGCTAAATCTTTACATCATACTTCGTAACGCAGTCATTAAGCATTGTTAAacgggtaattaattaaaataggcaaaaaaattaagcgtttatacgtttttaagccaccctagaaaagttttaccaaaataagcaaaccgtattttttttaccctttttacccttatgttgaaaaacccagtaaaaatattttttctgagaatatgcATCGGTTTACGGCGGTTACGATggtagctagggattttacagtaaaaccctaaatatgtcgaatatatatggatgtttttgaatgtttcgaacgcttaaaatgatatagtttcgatgttaatggatgcctaaaagtgtagccgttgagagacaaaaacgcAAACTGtaaacagtgtcacgcaaactgcgcaaactgtgaacagtgtcacgcaaactgtaTAAACCGCGTAAATACTGTTTACATCATGCAAACTGCTTGCAAAATCGCGCAAAAAATACTGTTTACAGACTAtaatatctacttttgcgcgaTGTAAACAATGATTGCGCGATGTGAACAGGTTTGCTCGgtgtaaacagtgtttgcgcgatttgcgcagtttgcgtaacactgtaaatttgagcagtttgcgtgacactgtaaatttgtgcgtttttgtctctcaacggctacacttccagacatccattaacattgaaactacatcattttaagcgttcgaaacattcaaaaacatccatatacataattcgacatatttagggtttagtgtaaaatccctagccatCATTGTAACCatcataaaccgacgcacattctcagaaaaaatatttttactgggtttttcaacataagggtaaaaaaaatacggtttgcttattttgataaaacttgtttagggtggcctaaaaacgtataaacgcttaaaattttgcttattttaattaattacccttgtTAAACAGTCTTGGTCAAGATAAAAAATGGAGGAAGAATCCATCATACCCAGTACAGTCTCTGATATCTCTCTCAGGTTGTTAGATATTTCAGACATAGATGATTTCATGGCGTGGGCTACCGATTCTAAAGTTGCTCGCTTTTGCAAATGGGAGCCTTACACTAGCAAAGAAGAAGGCATAAACTTTATTAAAGACAAAGTTGCAGCCCACCCATGGTTCAGGGCAATTTGCATCGATAACAAGCCAATTGGTTCTATTTCAGTCACGCCAAATTCCGGTAGTAGTAAGTGTAGAGGTGAGCTTGGATATGCTTTGGCCTGGAGTTACTGGGGCAGAGGGATTGCTACACAGGCAGTGAAGATGGTGGCAAAATCTGTATTTGATGAATGGCCGCATTTGGAGAGACTAGAGGCTCTTGTTGACATTGAAAACGTGGCCTCTCAAAGGGTGCTGGAGAAAGCTGGATTCAAGAAGGAAGGTGTTCTCAGGAAGTACTTGATTCTGAAGGGAAGAACTCGAGATTTCGTTATGTTTAGTCTTCTCTCCACTGATCCTAAAACTTAATCATCTGTAGATCATCAAAATTGAGCATACAGGAGGGGAATTTCCACCATGACCGTCTCTGTTTTGGAAAACTCCAACTTGATTAGGATTAATAAGTCTCCATAGGGGCGAAAATAGCCAGAAAAAGGTCCCTTTCTCAGCAATTACACATCCTTTAGCCCTGGCGAACTAGTCAACTGAGGCGGCAATACTTATATTTGGCACTTTTCCTGTTTCTCTCTTCAATAATTTATCTATCATATTTCATTGTCAATGAAACGCAAAATAAtttctatttataatttaatttaaatttaataaggaTATGTCTCATCTCCTCCTCTTCCTATGTTTGTGCCTATACACGGCTTTGGATTATGTTACAGGCCGGTCCGATCTCCTGACATGTCTATTTGTACTGGTCTTGTTTTCATGGTTGtttcattcaatattataaGTGGGTTTGGTGGAAGCTTCATTCACTCAAAGAGGTAGgcattttaaatgttttaatttgatgTACGCCCAAAGAACTTCAACATTTTGATAACTGTACACGTCAATTGAGACCGCAAGTGTAACCACCTGcagaaaaagtgaaaaagaagtTTATGGTGACACAAAAA contains:
- the LOC123220272 gene encoding uncharacterized N-acetyltransferase p20, with the translated sequence MDPSRISLRPCKLSDVDDFLKWASDDRVTRYVRWNTITSREEALNYLEKVAIPHPWRRSICLDDRSIGYISIKQAGGEDRCRALVGYALAAEYWGQGIVTAALKMAVSKVFKEIPELVRLQAFVEVENKGSQRVLEKVGFLQEGLLRKYGFCKGEIRDMFVYGFLSTTDKIM
- the LOC123220273 gene encoding uncharacterized N-acetyltransferase p20-like → MEEESIIPSTVSDISLRLLDISDIDDFMAWATDSKVARFCKWEPYTSKEEGINFIKDKVAAHPWFRAICIDNKPIGSISVTPNSGSSKCRGELGYALAWSYWGRGIATQAVKMVAKSVFDEWPHLERLEALVDIENVASQRVLEKAGFKKEGVLRKYLILKGRTRDFVMFSLLSTDPKT